In Erpetoichthys calabaricus chromosome 2, fErpCal1.3, whole genome shotgun sequence, a genomic segment contains:
- the ostn gene encoding osteocrin produces the protein MISLRWPLLHTLLVITSLHWITERNQLVEGAPELLDTLLVHDTESQSMSSEEKSANDLTTKLFLLDELVNLENDIMETKKKRSFTGFGSPLDRLSISTMEVKGKPRKVVDIPKRRYGIPIDRLGINHLASGRG, from the exons ATGATTAGTCTACGGTGGCCACTATTACACACTCTTCTTGTCATTACATCTCTTCACTGGATCACAGAGCGCAATCAACTGGTAGAGGGGGCACCAGAG CTTCTGGACACATTACTTGTCCATGATACAGAGTCACAATCCATGTCCAGTGAGGAGAAGTCAGCTAATGACCTCACCACTAAACTCTTCTTATTGGATGAATTGGTGAATCTAGAGAATGATATCATGGAGACCAAGAAGAAGAGAAGCTTTACTGGGTTTGGGTCGCCTTTGGATAGGCTCTCAATAAGCACCATGGAGGTCAAAGGCAAACCACG GAAAGTTGTTGATATACCAAAAAGAAGATATGGAATACCAATAGACCGACTGGGAATAAACCATCTTGCCAGTGGCAGAGGTTAA